From Chryseobacterium shandongense, the proteins below share one genomic window:
- a CDS encoding GAF domain-containing protein: MANLYKKDAPFQVYISFKKYLDVLEHIRYNDRLEYRVNYAQSLIDKTKNFRELRDGFQDISLLEKHEELIRLLLSDLFPTGLTFNEIKAASIPLSNITFNYTERFKNILKDAGKDFEIELRNIDDDEFYVFCCCLILQAYYKRDIKSSLPFYYDIPNKQGIMKHYKITVNSDFTEVYPTEGTKIPSEEVVDMLLENLDDFKLWKKYFPSESWILKGFTIISLVDCTSEVALSDLKSSMISIDPENLAPDENLIEIFKSYFDVSQLNFGLMLFNKKDQRLEKLPIYENLFTSHILDFWINTFDDETRRATFTNLNHNSKPIVVSHIENLDDEVKSLPSFRILRDNSINSFMVIPIVKDNELLAMMEFTSPVANSFNGLKLKKMEFFSDMILFSLNRFSFEKNYQIEAIIQREYTSIHDSVVWKFRNEAEKYFNASLAKKIYTLKQISFKNLTPLFGFSDIRSSSEKRFNLMLEDLNQQIECLHEIFTLTNSDSEKYLLALDIFENELNNEIKADSEQRFQRLLRDEIHPYLQAKLEIKTSSEVKAKIKDYFAQVFTQTDLFYASRKSLDDSITLVNRKLADVLDEAQIQAQQIFPHYYERFKSDGIEHNLYIGQNISPDLHYHSKIVHKLRYWQLKTICNMELEFRNFRKDLPICLDIASLIFVYNEKVDIRFRMDEKRFDVDWAYNSYYEIIKKRLDKAHVKDSADRITCPGKITIVYFGMENQREYLDYVNKLQKKGILKNDIEFLRVEDLQGITGLLALRVSLA, translated from the coding sequence ATGGCAAATCTTTATAAAAAAGACGCTCCATTTCAGGTTTATATTTCTTTCAAAAAGTATCTGGATGTGCTGGAGCATATCCGATACAACGACCGCCTGGAATATCGTGTAAATTATGCCCAGTCATTAATTGATAAAACTAAAAACTTTCGGGAACTGAGAGACGGCTTTCAGGATATATCATTACTGGAGAAACATGAAGAATTGATCAGGCTTCTGCTCTCTGACCTTTTTCCTACCGGTCTTACCTTTAATGAAATAAAAGCAGCAAGCATACCGCTTTCCAACATTACATTCAACTATACAGAAAGATTTAAAAATATTCTTAAAGATGCCGGAAAAGATTTTGAGATAGAGCTTCGCAATATTGATGATGATGAATTTTATGTATTCTGCTGTTGCCTTATTTTGCAGGCCTATTACAAAAGAGACATTAAAAGTTCGCTTCCGTTTTATTATGATATTCCCAACAAACAGGGAATCATGAAACATTATAAAATTACCGTTAATTCTGACTTCACTGAAGTATATCCTACGGAAGGCACAAAAATACCTTCCGAAGAAGTAGTAGATATGCTTCTCGAAAATTTGGATGATTTTAAGCTTTGGAAAAAATACTTCCCTTCGGAATCATGGATATTAAAAGGTTTTACCATTATCTCGCTGGTAGACTGCACTTCCGAAGTGGCATTATCTGACCTGAAATCAAGCATGATTAGTATCGATCCGGAAAACCTTGCACCGGATGAAAACCTCATCGAAATTTTCAAATCCTACTTCGATGTCTCACAACTTAATTTTGGACTAATGCTGTTCAATAAAAAAGATCAAAGACTAGAAAAACTGCCGATTTATGAAAACCTGTTTACCAGTCATATTCTTGATTTCTGGATCAATACCTTTGATGATGAAACAAGAAGGGCCACATTTACCAATTTAAATCATAATTCAAAACCGATTGTTGTTTCCCATATTGAAAACCTTGATGATGAAGTAAAATCCCTACCCTCTTTCAGGATTCTAAGAGATAATAGCATCAACAGTTTTATGGTCATTCCTATTGTTAAAGACAATGAATTATTGGCCATGATGGAATTCACATCACCAGTAGCAAACAGCTTCAATGGATTAAAACTCAAAAAAATGGAGTTTTTTTCAGATATGATTTTGTTTTCGCTGAACAGATTCAGTTTTGAGAAGAATTATCAGATTGAAGCCATTATTCAGCGGGAATATACCAGCATTCACGACAGCGTGGTATGGAAATTCAGGAATGAAGCAGAAAAATATTTCAATGCATCACTGGCAAAGAAAATATATACCTTAAAGCAGATTTCATTTAAAAATCTTACGCCGCTTTTCGGATTTTCCGATATTCGTTCATCATCTGAAAAACGCTTCAACTTAATGTTGGAAGACCTCAACCAGCAGATTGAATGCCTTCATGAAATATTCACCTTAACCAATTCGGATTCGGAAAAATACTTACTGGCACTTGATATTTTCGAAAATGAATTGAATAATGAGATAAAAGCAGACAGTGAACAGCGTTTCCAGCGACTGCTAAGGGACGAAATTCATCCGTATTTGCAGGCAAAATTAGAAATTAAGACTTCCAGTGAAGTAAAAGCAAAAATTAAAGATTACTTTGCACAGGTTTTTACACAGACTGATCTTTTCTATGCCAGCAGAAAAAGCCTGGATGATTCGATAACTTTAGTCAACAGGAAGTTAGCCGATGTTCTGGATGAAGCCCAGATTCAGGCCCAACAGATTTTCCCCCATTATTATGAAAGGTTTAAATCCGATGGAATTGAGCATAATCTGTATATCGGACAAAATATATCTCCGGATTTGCACTATCACTCAAAAATTGTTCATAAATTGAGATACTGGCAGCTCAAGACGATATGCAATATGGAACTTGAATTTAGAAATTTCAGGAAAGATCTTCCTATTTGTCTTGATATCGCCTCACTCATCTTTGTTTACAATGAAAAAGTGGATATCCGGTTCAGGATGGATGAAAAACGTTTTGATGTCGATTGGGCATACAATTCTTATTACGAGATTATTAAAAAGCGTTTAGACAAAGCGCATGTAAAGGATTCTGCAGACAGAATTACGTGTCCCGGAAAAATAACAATCGTATACTTCGGTATGGAAAACCAGAGGGAATATCTTGATTATGTTAATAAATTACAGAAAAAAGGAATTCTGAAAAATGATATCGAGTTTCTTCGTGTAGAAGATCTGCAGGGAATTACAGGACTTCTTGCACTCAGAGTTTCATTGGCTTAA
- a CDS encoding Pycsar system effector family protein, giving the protein MDILQKAKDYVETLFKDKLSSVYFYHNFIHTTFTVNKAEEILKNTPVSEKDQEKVLLALWFHDTGYIECAKEHEEKGAEIAKKFLQKENYPENDINDVVQLILATKITYNPQNLLEKIVKDADCSHFASHDYNDISDALRKEWELTNVRCFSNDEWNAGNLDMLKNKHQFYTDYAKSAWQPLKEKNIKKIEKKLEKEEGKKDGSENKKEKDKEKDPKADRSVDTLFRVTLSNHTRLSDIADSKANILLSVNAIIISVCLSVLVPKLDTPKNSHLIIPSFILLLSAVLTIIFAILSTKPNVTKAKFSLQDVADRKVNLLFFGNFNRMMFDDYQSAMNILIKDRDYIYDSMVKDLYFLGKVLDRKYRLLSITYQIFMAGIVISVLSFGYAFLSL; this is encoded by the coding sequence ATGGACATTTTACAAAAAGCCAAGGATTATGTTGAAACCTTATTCAAAGATAAGCTATCTTCAGTATACTTTTATCATAATTTTATACATACAACGTTTACGGTAAACAAAGCTGAAGAGATCCTTAAAAACACCCCTGTTTCTGAAAAAGATCAGGAAAAGGTATTGCTTGCACTTTGGTTTCATGATACAGGATACATAGAATGTGCCAAAGAACATGAAGAAAAAGGAGCCGAGATCGCAAAAAAATTTCTTCAGAAAGAAAATTATCCCGAAAACGATATTAATGATGTTGTTCAATTAATTTTAGCCACGAAAATCACATACAATCCGCAAAATCTTCTGGAAAAGATTGTAAAGGATGCAGACTGCAGCCATTTTGCAAGCCACGATTACAACGATATTTCCGATGCGCTGCGAAAAGAGTGGGAGCTTACCAATGTAAGATGTTTTTCCAATGATGAATGGAATGCCGGAAATCTTGATATGCTGAAAAACAAACATCAATTTTATACGGATTATGCAAAAAGCGCATGGCAGCCGCTGAAGGAAAAAAATATTAAAAAAATCGAAAAAAAATTAGAAAAAGAGGAGGGTAAAAAGGACGGCTCCGAAAATAAAAAAGAAAAGGATAAAGAAAAAGATCCGAAAGCGGACAGAAGTGTTGATACGCTTTTCAGGGTTACATTGAGCAATCACACAAGGTTAAGTGATATCGCAGACAGCAAGGCCAACATTCTTCTTTCTGTAAATGCGATCATTATTTCGGTTTGCCTTTCGGTATTGGTTCCAAAGCTTGATACACCGAAAAACTCACACCTTATCATTCCAAGTTTTATTTTACTTTTATCTGCGGTACTCACGATTATTTTTGCCATTTTATCGACAAAACCGAATGTTACAAAAGCAAAATTCAGCTTGCAGGATGTTGCTGACAGAAAGGTGAACCTGCTGTTCTTCGGAAATTTTAACAGAATGATGTTTGATGATTACCAAAGCGCGATGAACATACTGATTAAAGACCGTGATTATATTTACGATTCAATGGTAAAGGATCTTTATTTTCTGGGAAAAGTACTGGACAGGAAATACAGGCTTTTATCCATAACCTACCAGATTTTTATGGCAGGAATTGTGATTTCGGTCCTGTCCTTTGGATATGCTTTTTTGAGCCTTTAA
- a CDS encoding metallophosphoesterase — translation MKTHLKNTSLALRFVLSAGVLYSCATYNVKKGKNLSEVSNSDVKSENDFTLFLVGDAGNADEPQSQQTLNLLKNKLESAGSNSMVIFLGDNIYPHGMPKESDKDYAIAKQKMEDQLSIVNNFKGKTLVIPGNHDWYSGLDGLKAQEDFVKNYLTDKKAFLPKNSCPIDDINLTKDIKLIVIDSEWALLNWDKNPGINKNCDIKTREEFFTEFKDLINKNQDKRIIVALHHPVISSGTHAGYSSAKSHLFPLKSKVPVPGVASLINVVRSSSGASPQDISNKHYADLANRLKSIVQDKENIIFVSGHDHNLQYHELRNIRQIISGAGSKVDPATIREKTDFSYGGSGFAVLNIRKDKSSDVEYFSTKDNSLEKLSQIQVIKKPADFVNNYPDSFPSTATSTIYPERLTKKGKVYRWLWGEHYRKYYRIPVEAPTANISTLDGGYTPFREGGGNQSNSLRLRAQDGQEFVMRGVKKSAVRFLNNMAFRKNTFGNELNNTFPDRFLLDFYTANHPFTPFAVGNMADKIDLYHSNPRLFYIPKQKALGEYNLNYGDEMYMVEERFSSDPKTLASLDNAKDIISTDDVLKNFNKNYKYSVDQEMYIRARLFDMLIGDWDRHSDQWKWAEYQEGDKVIYKPIPRDRDQAFSKYDGNAFKIIMNIPAIRHMKTFKDDIKSVKWLSMEPYPLDLVFLKGATEEQWMEQAKYIQEHLTDQDIENAFSNLPKEVQDETIADIQRKLKLRKTKLETYASQYYDVLQKKVPLAGTVNPDKFVITKTKNSVNVKQYKLDKKKENPELVFEKTYDDTKTKELWIYGLEDDDIYEVSGDGRPKMNIRLIGGYNHDTYNVEDGKKVKIYDFKSQNNTYNTIGTTKNISDDYNTNTYNYKHPKYNFFAGYPNANFNPDDGVILGVVASYTVNNFIRDPYTQRHSLRANVYTATGGFNLGYRGIFKKAIGSWDAGIDALYTTPFFARTFFGLGNETEYDKESVDRDYNRVRISQFKFAPSVSKTSWHGIKNQFQLTFEHAKVQRTDDRFVAVSPDVNPEVFDGQQFAGANYTFSFKNVDNNAFPTLGMEFLLNAGWKANISEFNQNFATFQGTLNVFHRIDKRGRFVFANSTNAMIINNNNFEFYQAAAIGGNNAMRAYRNERFAGKSYFVNNAEVRWDFGRVKNNIVPANMGVLVGYDLGRVWMDRESSDKWHQGVGAGFWMNILEMFSARIDYFIGEDGGRISGGVGLVF, via the coding sequence TTGAAAACTCATCTAAAAAATACTTCTCTTGCTCTTAGATTCGTATTGTCTGCCGGAGTTTTGTATTCCTGCGCAACATATAACGTAAAAAAGGGTAAAAACTTATCTGAAGTCAGCAATTCTGATGTTAAATCTGAAAATGACTTTACCCTATTTCTTGTAGGAGATGCAGGAAATGCAGATGAGCCACAGTCTCAGCAAACTTTAAATTTACTGAAAAACAAGCTGGAATCTGCGGGAAGCAATTCAATGGTAATTTTTCTGGGGGATAATATTTACCCTCACGGAATGCCGAAAGAATCTGATAAAGATTACGCAATAGCTAAACAAAAAATGGAAGACCAGCTTTCCATTGTAAACAATTTTAAAGGTAAAACACTGGTTATTCCAGGCAATCATGACTGGTACAGTGGACTGGACGGATTAAAAGCTCAGGAAGATTTTGTAAAAAATTATTTGACCGATAAAAAAGCTTTTTTACCCAAAAACTCCTGCCCTATCGATGACATTAATCTTACGAAAGATATCAAATTAATTGTGATCGATTCAGAATGGGCGCTGCTAAACTGGGATAAGAATCCGGGAATCAACAAAAACTGTGATATCAAAACCCGCGAAGAATTTTTTACCGAATTTAAAGATTTAATCAACAAAAATCAGGATAAAAGAATTATCGTTGCACTTCATCACCCGGTTATCAGCAGCGGAACCCATGCCGGATACAGTTCGGCAAAATCACACCTTTTCCCATTAAAAAGTAAAGTTCCGGTTCCGGGCGTTGCGAGTCTTATTAATGTTGTGAGAAGTTCCTCAGGCGCAAGTCCGCAAGATATCAGCAATAAGCATTATGCAGATCTGGCCAATCGTCTTAAAAGCATTGTTCAGGACAAAGAAAATATCATTTTTGTTTCGGGGCATGATCATAACCTACAGTATCATGAACTCAGAAATATCAGACAGATTATCAGCGGGGCAGGTTCTAAAGTTGATCCGGCCACCATCAGAGAAAAAACTGATTTTTCTTACGGAGGAAGCGGCTTTGCGGTATTGAATATCAGAAAGGATAAAAGTTCTGATGTTGAATATTTCTCTACAAAAGATAATTCTTTAGAAAAGCTGTCCCAAATACAGGTAATAAAAAAACCGGCAGATTTTGTAAATAATTATCCTGATTCTTTTCCTTCAACAGCAACATCAACCATTTATCCTGAAAGACTGACAAAAAAAGGGAAAGTGTACAGATGGCTTTGGGGTGAGCATTACAGAAAATATTACAGGATTCCCGTTGAGGCGCCTACCGCAAATATTTCAACACTGGATGGCGGTTATACACCTTTCCGTGAAGGCGGTGGAAACCAGTCGAACAGCCTTCGGCTGAGAGCACAGGACGGACAGGAATTTGTAATGAGGGGGGTTAAAAAAAGTGCCGTTCGTTTTCTTAACAACATGGCATTCAGGAAAAATACTTTCGGAAACGAACTGAACAATACCTTCCCGGATCGGTTCCTTCTGGATTTTTATACTGCAAATCACCCATTTACGCCTTTTGCAGTTGGAAATATGGCAGATAAAATTGATCTGTATCACAGCAACCCCAGACTATTTTATATCCCAAAACAAAAAGCCTTGGGAGAATATAATCTAAATTACGGAGATGAAATGTATATGGTTGAAGAAAGATTTTCTTCAGATCCAAAAACGCTCGCCTCTCTGGATAATGCCAAAGATATTATTTCAACAGATGATGTTCTGAAAAATTTTAACAAAAACTACAAGTATTCGGTAGATCAGGAAATGTATATCAGAGCTAGGCTTTTTGATATGCTGATTGGTGATTGGGACAGACATTCCGACCAATGGAAATGGGCCGAATATCAGGAAGGCGATAAAGTTATTTATAAGCCGATTCCGCGGGACAGAGATCAGGCATTCAGTAAGTACGACGGAAATGCTTTCAAAATTATCATGAATATACCGGCTATCCGCCACATGAAAACTTTTAAAGATGATATTAAGAGTGTAAAATGGCTTTCGATGGAACCTTATCCTCTTGATCTGGTTTTTCTGAAAGGTGCTACTGAAGAACAATGGATGGAGCAGGCAAAGTATATCCAGGAACATCTTACTGATCAGGATATCGAAAATGCTTTCAGCAATTTACCAAAAGAGGTACAGGACGAAACTATCGCAGATATTCAAAGAAAACTGAAGCTAAGAAAAACAAAACTGGAAACATACGCATCACAGTATTACGATGTATTGCAGAAAAAAGTTCCGTTGGCAGGAACGGTGAATCCTGATAAATTTGTTATTACCAAAACGAAAAATTCGGTTAACGTTAAACAATACAAATTAGACAAAAAGAAAGAAAATCCTGAACTGGTTTTCGAAAAAACCTATGATGATACCAAAACAAAGGAACTTTGGATTTACGGACTGGAAGACGATGATATCTACGAAGTTTCCGGTGACGGAAGGCCTAAAATGAATATCAGACTGATTGGTGGCTATAATCACGATACGTATAATGTTGAAGACGGGAAAAAAGTAAAAATTTATGATTTTAAATCACAAAATAATACCTATAATACAATCGGCACAACCAAAAATATTTCGGATGATTACAATACCAACACCTACAATTATAAGCATCCTAAATACAATTTCTTCGCAGGGTACCCGAACGCCAATTTCAATCCGGATGACGGAGTTATTTTAGGAGTTGTAGCAAGTTATACTGTCAATAATTTCATCAGGGATCCTTATACTCAGAGACACAGCCTGAGAGCTAACGTATACACTGCTACAGGAGGATTCAATCTTGGCTACAGAGGAATCTTTAAAAAAGCGATCGGAAGCTGGGATGCCGGAATTGATGCATTATACACAACGCCCTTCTTTGCCAGAACATTCTTCGGCCTAGGAAACGAAACCGAGTATGATAAAGAATCCGTCGACAGAGATTATAATCGTGTAAGGATTTCGCAATTTAAATTTGCCCCATCCGTATCCAAAACAAGCTGGCACGGCATCAAAAACCAGTTCCAACTGACTTTTGAACATGCGAAAGTGCAGCGAACCGATGACCGTTTTGTAGCGGTTTCTCCAGATGTAAACCCTGAAGTTTTTGATGGGCAGCAGTTTGCAGGAGCGAATTATACATTCAGTTTTAAAAATGTGGACAATAACGCCTTTCCGACTTTGGGAATGGAATTCCTTCTCAATGCAGGATGGAAAGCCAATATCTCCGAGTTCAACCAGAACTTTGCAACCTTCCAGGGAACGCTGAATGTTTTTCACAGAATTGATAAGAGGGGACGTTTTGTATTTGCCAACTCCACCAATGCGATGATTATCAACAATAATAATTTTGAATTTTATCAGGCGGCGGCAATCGGGGGTAATAATGCGATGCGTGCTTACAGAAATGAGCGGTTTGCAGGAAAATCATATTTCGTGAATAATGCTGAAGTCCGTTGGGATTTCGGCCGTGTTAAAAACAATATCGTACCAGCCAATATGGGTGTTCTGGTGGGTTATGATTTGGGAAGGGTATGGATGGACCGTGAATCATCCGACAAATGGCATCAGGGAGTAGGTGCTGGATTCTGGATGAATATTCTGGAAATGTTCTCTGCCCGCATCGATTATTTTATCGGTGAAGACGGTGGACGAATCTCCGGTGGTGTAGGATTGGTGTTTTAG
- a CDS encoding esterase-like activity of phytase family protein, with translation MLRVLVLSAFLVLSCNPKAQDSPKSDALSVEFALPKKLKEISGIALSKDKNTIWAIEDQGNKNVIYGLDRQGKQIADVLVENAENRDWEDITADAQGNMYIGDFGNNDNDRQDLSILKVDLKEASQKAAKVTQTTTFHYEGQTEFPPKKSNWLYDCEAFVEKDGYFYLFTKNRSKGFDGTFLVFQVPNKAGDFEAKLVAKLKLQGGYSDAAITSAAINSRNQIILLTHKNIYMLSTFFDKNFETAVIQKTPLNHNSQKEAVVFLDDKTLLIADEKDGKEGGNVYKFSLK, from the coding sequence ATGTTGCGTGTTCTTGTATTATCAGCATTCCTTGTATTGAGCTGCAATCCTAAAGCTCAGGATTCCCCAAAATCTGATGCACTTTCGGTAGAGTTTGCTTTGCCTAAAAAGCTTAAAGAAATTTCCGGCATTGCATTATCCAAAGATAAAAATACCATCTGGGCCATTGAAGATCAGGGAAATAAAAACGTCATTTACGGACTGGACCGGCAGGGAAAACAGATCGCAGATGTTCTTGTTGAAAACGCGGAAAACCGCGACTGGGAAGATATCACAGCAGATGCTCAGGGAAATATGTACATCGGTGATTTTGGAAATAATGATAACGACCGGCAAGATTTATCGATTTTAAAAGTTGATCTGAAAGAGGCTTCTCAAAAGGCTGCGAAAGTTACCCAGACCACAACATTCCACTATGAAGGACAGACGGAATTTCCACCGAAAAAATCAAACTGGCTGTATGATTGTGAAGCTTTTGTTGAAAAGGACGGTTATTTCTACCTCTTTACGAAAAACAGAAGCAAAGGTTTCGACGGGACTTTTCTTGTTTTTCAGGTTCCTAATAAAGCAGGCGACTTTGAAGCAAAGCTTGTAGCGAAATTAAAGCTTCAGGGAGGGTACAGCGATGCAGCAATTACTTCTGCAGCCATTAACAGCAGGAACCAGATAATATTGCTCACCCATAAAAATATTTACATGCTTTCAACTTTTTTTGACAAAAATTTTGAAACAGCAGTTATTCAAAAAACTCCGTTAAACCACAATTCCCAAAAAGAAGCGGTTGTTTTCCTTGATGATAAAACACTTCTCATTGCCGATGAAAAAGACGGAAAAGAGGGTGGGAATGTATATAAGTTTAGCCTGAAATAA
- a CDS encoding FUSC family protein has product MKVQNPIHHRFQYLLEFKETERKWHFPFLAALCIGSCLFIGYYSGKPNYGALSSLGALTILYFTSAPITERMIHLAVCAFGIVFSFSVSSFFGFNAYAGALSLGIVSFLAHFISSYYKIPPPGNFFFIMVAAMASTYKFDPEMIPTRVGLVAMGAILSCSLAFLYSVFIEKSKVLAVPRRSFKKRRYTKFVESTIIGFFMALTLIIGHLLHFSNTYWISIAAVAIIQGRNFEHVRQRNMHRILGTFIGIGLAWIILIFNPEKIVMIVIITVLQFIIELFVVRNYGLAVIFITPLTILLTETGSEVHHQVETLMQARLLDTIIGSLIGLAAGFFLHHQQMINNVEKNIRFSYFQFKKLKK; this is encoded by the coding sequence ATGAAGGTACAGAACCCGATACATCACCGGTTCCAGTATTTATTGGAGTTTAAGGAAACGGAAAGAAAATGGCATTTTCCTTTTCTCGCTGCGTTGTGCATCGGAAGCTGTCTTTTCATCGGATATTATTCGGGGAAACCTAATTATGGCGCACTCTCCAGTTTGGGCGCACTCACGATTTTATATTTTACTTCGGCCCCGATTACAGAACGGATGATTCATCTGGCTGTCTGTGCTTTTGGAATTGTCTTTTCATTTTCGGTAAGTTCATTCTTCGGTTTTAATGCGTATGCCGGAGCATTGTCGTTGGGAATTGTTTCCTTTTTAGCCCATTTTATATCTTCCTACTATAAAATTCCGCCGCCGGGAAATTTTTTCTTCATCATGGTTGCAGCAATGGCAAGTACCTACAAATTTGATCCGGAAATGATTCCCACAAGAGTCGGATTGGTTGCAATGGGAGCCATATTGTCTTGTTCTCTTGCTTTTCTTTACTCGGTTTTCATCGAAAAAAGCAAAGTCTTAGCCGTTCCCAGAAGAAGCTTTAAAAAAAGAAGGTATACCAAATTTGTCGAGAGCACCATCATCGGTTTTTTTATGGCGCTGACTTTAATAATCGGCCATCTGCTGCATTTTAGCAATACTTACTGGATTTCCATTGCCGCGGTTGCGATTATTCAGGGAAGAAATTTTGAGCATGTACGCCAAAGAAATATGCACAGGATTTTAGGAACTTTTATCGGAATCGGCTTGGCCTGGATTATTTTGATATTCAATCCGGAAAAGATCGTCATGATTGTCATCATCACCGTTTTACAGTTTATCATTGAATTGTTTGTCGTAAGAAATTATGGACTTGCCGTAATTTTCATCACGCCGTTAACCATTCTCCTTACCGAGACCGGGAGTGAAGTCCATCATCAGGTAGAAACATTGATGCAGGCAAGATTGCTAGACACCATTATCGGAAGCCTTATTGGTCTGGCGGCAGGATTTTTTCTCCACCATCAGCAGATGATTAATAACGTAGAGAAAAATATCAGGTTCTCTTATTTTCAGTTTAAAAAATTAAAAAAATAA
- the mazG gene encoding nucleoside triphosphate pyrophosphohydrolase, with the protein MNTKQEKLEAFGRLLDIMDDLREKCPWDQKQTLESLRHLTLEETYELSDAILQNDLQEIKKELGDVLLHLVFYAKIGSEKESFDIADVINSLNEKLIFRHPHIYGDTEVKDEEEVKQNWEKLKLKEGNKSILGGVPKSLPSLVKAYRIQDKVKGIGFEFHDAEDAWKKVDEEIREFHAETDLDKKEQELGDVFFSLINYARISGINPDSALERTNFKFISRFQKMEHLASEQNLKLADLSLEEMDVLWEQAKQLQ; encoded by the coding sequence ATGAATACCAAACAGGAAAAACTGGAAGCTTTCGGGAGGTTATTGGATATTATGGACGATCTGCGTGAAAAATGTCCGTGGGATCAGAAGCAGACCTTGGAATCGCTTCGGCATTTAACGCTGGAAGAAACCTACGAGCTTTCGGATGCCATTTTGCAGAATGATTTACAGGAAATCAAAAAAGAGCTGGGCGATGTTTTGCTGCATTTGGTTTTTTATGCGAAGATCGGTTCGGAGAAAGAAAGTTTCGATATTGCGGATGTCATCAATTCGTTGAATGAAAAGCTGATTTTCCGCCATCCTCACATTTACGGAGATACCGAAGTGAAAGATGAAGAAGAGGTAAAGCAGAACTGGGAAAAACTCAAGCTGAAAGAAGGTAATAAATCTATCTTGGGCGGTGTTCCGAAGAGCCTGCCGAGCCTCGTAAAAGCATACCGGATTCAGGATAAGGTAAAAGGCATCGGCTTTGAATTTCACGATGCGGAAGATGCGTGGAAAAAGGTGGATGAAGAAATCCGGGAGTTTCATGCGGAAACAGATCTGGATAAAAAAGAGCAGGAGCTGGGCGACGTATTTTTCTCCCTCATCAATTATGCACGAATTTCAGGAATCAATCCCGATTCTGCTTTGGAAAGAACAAATTTTAAATTCATCTCAAGATTTCAGAAGATGGAACATTTGGCTTCGGAACAAAATTTAAAATTAGCAGACCTTTCGTTAGAAGAAATGGATGTTCTTTGGGAACAGGCAAAACAATTACAATAA
- a CDS encoding helix-turn-helix domain-containing protein has product MEKILTFETYQFDFAFIEHVKALRISKGWSQETLSIEMGVAKKFIGNVESYKQHQKYSTRHISLLAKAFGYKNISELMDFPTPQYDRIKVTVKQIYNESGTKVMQSEVVGIEGIG; this is encoded by the coding sequence ATGGAAAAAATATTGACGTTTGAGACTTACCAATTTGATTTTGCTTTTATTGAACACGTAAAGGCTTTAAGAATATCAAAAGGTTGGTCCCAAGAAACACTTAGCATTGAGATGGGAGTTGCTAAGAAATTTATTGGAAATGTTGAATCTTATAAGCAACATCAAAAATATTCTACCCGCCACATTTCGTTGCTGGCAAAAGCTTTCGGCTACAAAAATATTTCCGAACTGATGGACTTCCCTACTCCGCAATATGACCGCATAAAAGTTACCGTGAAACAAATTTATAATGAAAGCGGTACGAAGGTGATGCAAAGTGAGGTGGTGGGGATTGAGGGGATTGGATGA